The genome window TTGTGGAACACGCGACGTTGCCTCTTGCGGCATAACACTGTGATGTCCCTCTCTGCCTGCTAACTTTTTAACTACCTGATAGCTTCACAAGAAAACtgtaaaatttaaattctttttATCCTTTGTTCTTAATCTAGCcttgtatatttcattgattaatTATGATGCTAGTTGAGAATGCGAGTAACTTTTTGGAACTCTATTGTTAGCGAGCATTCAACCACATAGTTTAGGCTACATGTATGCACGGGTACCAAAACCCGGTGACGAGTCCAGCGGCTAAATTATTACTGTTGGCCACATTGTATGGCTAGATAAACTAATACTGTTTCTCTCCCTCTGAGGCTGTGTGTGAGACGGAGCAACTCTGCAGCCAAGTCTTGTTAAAAGACCAAACTTCTGGCTAAAACGCGCACGTTAACTTTCCTGCTTAAATGTGTCTGTGGGTCGGACTCTGTTTATTCTtggtattaagatgcgttttggtcgatCTTTCAAATGGACGAAATTAGTGCacacaatttacaaatgaaCGCGACCGGGGCAGATAAACATACAGAGAGAAGCTCTGACAGCCGTGAGACACGCTGAACACTGTTAGTGTGTGTTAGAAATCTGAAATggagagaaaacattctgcttgctGGTTTTTCGTCATTAAACTACACTTTTAAGTCTTCAGCCaaagtttaaatcctgtctCGGTGCTTCCCCTCGTTTACTCATTATGTCCGTCTGCGGTCTTTTGCGGCTGTTTAAACGCATTTTACCACAAGAGCGTCTACTTACCTGTCAGGCTTTCTATGGTCCTATACAATAGAAAAAGGCTTAAagctaaatataactaaaaacgCAGTTATGAGCAGCAGGCTGTGTAATATGagtgattttgtttatttttgttttcacttaGATTATGACCATTTGACTAATAGCAGTGTCTGCCAACAAACATAAAGAAAAAGCATGCTTCAGAACAGTTTGAGATGGTGCTTAAAAGTTTTGAGCAATGTATTATTACTATGAATTAGACTGCTTTCTTGTACCCTGCAATAAACACTTACTCAGTCTTTCTCCATCAAGTGCACTGATTTGAAGAGACGAAAAATAAATTTTTAATTTAAGCAATGTTCTGTATCACTTCTTCTTACTTACTTAGATTTAATGAGATCaaggtggaaaaaagaaaatcggcCAAACTTATCGCCCATCTGCTGACCTGATTTCTCAAAATCTGCATCGGCCAGAGAAAAACCCATATCGGTCGACCTCTACGTGATGCTACCAAACCTGTCAGATGGGTTTGAGTCGACCAATcaacattaaatatgttttaatttaaagCTTGAATTTTGTACTGGTTTAGGTGGTTTGACTTCATTTGATAGTGAGTGAGTGATGAGATGTGAGGCGAAGTATGGCgttccatactcggaatttgtgctctgcaatTAGGGCTGcacaacgattaatcgcgactaattGTTTGCAGAATaagagtttttgtttacataatatatgttggtgtactgtgtgtgataattatgtatttataaatacacacacatggatgcatgattttaagaaaaaatatatttaatatttatatataatataaattatatatataaatctaaaacatatcaaaagttacatatttcttaattatatacagtacatgcatgtacgtgtatttatatatacataattatcataCGCAGTataccaacatatattatgtaaacaaaaacgtttattctgcaaacgattagtcgcgattaatcgttatgcagccctactctgcatttaacccagtAACTGAGTAACGCATACACCGTGAACACACCCAGAGCAGTTAGGGGATCGGTGCCTTACTCTAGGGTCTCACCTCAGCTGTGGTATTGAAGGTTTTGAAAGCACTgatcattcactccccccacctacaatccctgctggtactgaggctcCAACCGGCAACGTTTGGGTAacaagtccgagtctctaaccattaggccacgactttttttgtttttttaaatctcaatttcaagaGAATGATAGCTGCTGGACAAGTTTCTCAAATGAAATAACAGGCTCTCTGAGGCAGTGCTTTGTTCTTTGAGTGCTCGGCTTTTGAGTACAAGAGCACTGTGAAAATCCTCGGTTGAACCTGTGTCGAGCAAATCTGCAAAGCTCTTTAAATGCAGCTCTCTGAAGACGGGTGATGTCACCAGACAGCTGCTGGTACACTTACTTGAAAACCTCAATATATGATGCGTTGTAATGAGGCTTGTTTACACTAAGAAGAGTAATTTGaggaaaacgttttaaaaatggTTTGAGAATAGCGGAGTCCAGATAACACGGTGATAATCCAGAGAAACTGTGTTGTTGGCATCACATCAAGAGAGATTGAGCTGATGAAGAATAAAACATTAGTTAATCAAAATCCATTCAGGTTCCAAGggttagtttatttatttgtgaaacCGCAGTGTGTAAGCTTAATAAACCAGGCTTTATCGTCTGTTAGTGTGGAAGCTAATATGGTTATCACTATTAAAACAGAAACTGCTTAAATTTCAGTCGATCTGAGAATTTGGAAAGCGTTCAGAGAGCCACACATACTTTTATTGCTGGCGTTTATTTGTGAGTTgagattttctgttgtatttgtttaaaacacaACTCTGCATATCATCTCGTAATCATTTTGGCCCCCATGAGATCGACTATTCCCCATTGTTGAGGTCATTGTAACGGCGTTGCATCATTCATGCATGCGATAGCAACCGTGCTGGAATACAGTCTTGTGTTTTGATTGGCTCATCAATTTGAAATGTCATCCTTTCAGCACTCTCATTTGAAATGGGGGTAATAACATGTCTATAAAACCTAATGAGCCATCTTAATGGAATGTGAATTCCTATTGAACAAATGATGACGGATGTGCTTGAAGAGCAGATTTTTGTTCTTGCGTCAGGTTACTCGTGGAGAGGATTTTCGCCCAGTATCTAGTGCCCCACAATCTGGAGACGTCAGAGAGGATGAAGTGTCTGTATTACCTGTACGCCACGTTGGATGGAAATGCTGTCAAGTAGGTGCAGTAATGCCTTGTTTATCTGTGTAACACATGTTCATATGGAAATTGTAGCACGAAGCCCATTTTGAAGTACCTTTGTTAGTTAGTTTTTTACATAGTAAATGTTAGTTTGCGTAACCTTCCATCAATTTGTATTGACCTGCTTATCATATATTACTTGCATTAagaagacacttttatccattgtgtgttttgtttcctGAATTTTAACTGGTGACCTTGGTGTTGCAAGCGGCATAGTCTACCAGTTGAGTTACAGGACACAGATGTGAAATGTTGATTGTGGTTTTTGTGGTTCATCTCTCTAACAGAGCTCTGAATGAAATGTGGAAGTGTCAGAACATGCTGAGACACAACGTCAAAGATCTTCTGGATCTCGTCAAGCAGCCAAAAGTAGGTTTTTGTTAGGTTTTCATGTGGTCAGGCATTCTTGAATACAGGTTTTACATGTTCGATTTGAACTTTTTCCCAGTCTGAGTCCTACAACAAGTCCGTGTTCTCAAAGGTCATGGTGATCACAAGTAAGTTGTGTTTTCTCCTTATACTTCTCCAATAACCTCCATACATTTGGTTATGTATAGTGTAGCAGAAGCTGACGTTCTCTGTCTTTATATGTGTTTCAGGGAATCTTCCGGACCCCGGGAAGACGCAGGACTTTGTCAAGAAGCTCGCTCAGGTTCTTGAGGAAGATGAGAAGATCAGAAAGCAACTGGAGACTCTCGTGAGCCCGTCCTGCTCGTGTAAGCAGGCCGAGGTCTGCGTGGTAAGATCTGACTACATTTGTACATTTAGGGTTCTCAGCCTTGGAATTCAAGTTGTCTCAGTTTGTGTGTCTTTTTTTAATCGCAGAAAGATATTACCAAAAAGCTGGGCAGCCCCAAACAGCCCAGCAACCCTTTCCTAGAGATGGTGAAGTTTTTACTGGAGAGGATAGCACCTGTCCATATCGACACAGAATCAATCAGGTACGTTGAGTTTTTAATACAGGTAATATGTTTGACATCGTATGCTCAGAGCTTCATTCAGTATCTTTATTTCTCACTACGCAGTGCGCTTATCAAACAAGTGAACAAATCTATAGAAGGGACTgctgatgatgaagatgagggAGTCCCGACCGAACAAGCAATCCGAGCTGGTCTGGAGCTGCTGAAGGTAAAAAACTAGAGTCATCTACATATGCTTTATAgcgtatatatatgtatatacatcaGATTTCATTTTGGGTTACATTTGATCCATTTTAGCCGGAATTTTCTGCAGTGCCATAAAAGGCTAAACAACAAAGTGATCCAAATGAATGATCATGTAAATGACTATTAGGGCTGGATGTTATGACGTTGTTATATGTCTTTTGACaatattgaatatatatatCAATATTTATACATTGACTGAAAAACAACATGGTAAGCCAAAAGGAAACAATTTCAAGCAATTGATACTGTAACATTTCTGGGTgataaattagttaaataaatTCTGATTCgcagaaatgaaaaaaatcttgCTTAATCTTCAGTAGCAAAAATGGtgttaacacattttaaacGCATTTATACAAATGTCTCATCATATCTTCATTTGTTATGTGAGAAAGTTACTTTTGTACGTGTTTGTAGCTGGACTGATTTATCTTTACACCACTCAGGTCCTGTCCTTCACCCACCCTGTGTCGTTCCACTCTGCCGAGACCTTCGAATCGTTGCTGGGCTGTCTAAAGATGGACGACGAGAAGGTCGCTGAGGCCGCACTCCAGATCTTCAAAAACACGGGCAGCAAACTCGAGGAGAGCTTCCCACACATCAAATCGTTAGTTTGAATCCGTCTCACTCTTCAAAAGAGCATGTCTGGATTTCAAACAAGATTCAAACATGTTGTTTAAGATCGTGTCTTCAGTTCAAATCAAGTTTTGCTGATGATACGAGTGGTggctcccattcacttctgcttgttttactttctttctCCCCCTAGAGTTTTATTACCAGTACTGCAGCACAAAGCCAAGAAAGGTCCACCTCGCCAGGCCAAATATGCCATCCACTGCATCCATGCTATGTTCACCAACAGAGACACTCACTTCGCACAGATATTTGAGGTAACACAATTTCAATGTGTGCATTTCTGAAGTGCCGGTTTTCACGTTATTTAAAATGACTGCATTGCCCAAAAACAGTGTGGTATGTTGTTTCATGTTATTGATTTATGAGCCTCAGTTCAGGGAAGATGGTTTTCACAGTGGGGTTGATTAGTCCATGATGTGGTTGATTGCATTTATCTCGCCGTTTATCAGACCTTAGCACTAAACATGATGGAATCGGAGTAGTCATTCATCATTTAGATCGAGTGTGATGTCACAGAAGTGCAGATATGTGTGACTTTAGATAATGCACTTCAAAATTTTAGATTCAGCTTTTCTGTCTCCTCTCTATAGCCTCTGCATAAAGGTCTTGACACAGAGAATATGGAGCAGCTCATTACACCTCTAACAACACTGGGACACCTGGCCATGCTGGCCCCAGAACAGTTCGCAGCTCCGCTCAAATCTTTAGTGGCCAATTTCATCGTTAAAGACCTGCTAATGAATGATCGGGTGAGTTGTAGCATCACCGTATTACTGTTCTGAAGTCAAGTTACTTATCTGTAGTAGCTAGTTTAGTCTTTGAATAAGATTTTATGGGAATGCACTTATGCTGTAAATCAGCCAATGTAATTATAAGATCATGTACTGATATTGTGGTTCAAGGATATACAGCCATGTAGACacagttttatttcattttgttgtGCTTTTAAAGCAAGTAGATGTGTGACTCATCTCACCTTTTGCGACGACaatggtttatttttagtttaagcTTGTTAGCAAACTTTCAGACAAAGTCATAAAAATGTCTCCTTGAGCTTTTTGAGTGGCTGCCGATACTGATCTGAATTTTTTGGTCGTCTCGAAGATTCCTGGCAAGAAAACTACCAAGCTGTGGGTTCCAGACGATGAGGTTTCTCCTGAAACGTTAGCTAAGGTGAGACGCTGAATGTCCTTTGCTGTTAGCTGTCCTTGCCATTTattattcattctttttttaatagcaTTGCATTAAATTCACAGCAGGTCACTTCAGCTTTCTCCCTCCAGCAGTAAATGACTAAAAGTCTCTGTATTATACCTGTTATGGTTTGTGTTGTTggcattgaaaatgaatggctACAGTCACAGGAGTGGATATTAGAGAAGCAGCAGGGTGTGAATTCAATGTTCCTCTGTGTCTCAGATTCAGGGTATTAAACTGATGGTGAGGTGGCTGCTCGGCGTGAAGAACAACCAGAGTAAATCTGGCAACTCCACTTTGAGAATGCTCACGGCCATCCTGAGCAGCGACGGCGACCTGACGGAGCAGGGAAAGATTGGGCGAGTCATCATTAAAGTCTTTAAAAACACCGCTGTTATACTAGTTTGTGCTTGTATCGTAATGGTAATAGCATACAGTACAGCATACTATTCTAGTAGTTCATTGTAGCGGCATTGATTTGATTACAATAGGCCAAATGTGTCGCACACATCGTGatgagttttatttttataatgtcgGTGTGATTTATTAATGATGATTTCTATGTGTGGGCGTGCAGGAAGCCAGACATGTCTCGTCTACGGCTGGCGGCCAGCTGCGCTGTTCTTCGGCTCGCTCAGGAGCCGTGCTACCATGAGATCATCACCCTGGAGCAGTACCAGCTCTGTGCTCTCGTTATCAACGTAAGCATGATTAGAATCTTACTGCTGCACTGATGGTAGATTGAGTAGCTGTGCTCTCGGTCTCAACATTATCCTAATGTTATAGACATATCCCATAACGTCTTTTAATGGTTTATAAAGCCCTGACTTAAGGCTTGTTTGCTGGTATGTGTTCCACATCACTAGTTTTGCTGTGAAGTTTATTCTGATGACCGGTTTATGAACAGCATGTCTAAAAGGAAGCCTCACTTTGAGTGTTGGCTATAAACCAACTTTTGCAATGGCAGTGTTACAATATCTTGTCTGATAAAATTAATAGTCAGCTTCAGGGTTTCTGTTCATTGTCGGATCCCTTAAGCATAATGTTTATTGCGGGCGGGTGGTTTTGTTTAGGTGGTTAAAGGGGATATCTTACCCCAGGATAGAAATCTGTCATTGTCATTAAAcgttttccattggaaacaTTTCCATAGTTTCACATCTATATGATGTATTTGATGTAATTGTCCCATGTTGATTACAAACGTGCCGATTTGAAACCAAATGTTTAGATGGAGTGTTCCAGGAACCTAGTGTCTTTGATCAAGCCCTTAACCTGAGGGTTTGTCCCGTGCTTTGAATGGCATCATCATCTAAATGACTAATGAGTACTTAATGAGATCTCTTGTCTGTCTCAGGACGAGTGCTACCAGGTGCGACAGGCTTTTGCCCAGAAACTGCACAAAGGCCTGTGTAGATTGCGTCTGCCGCTGGAGTACCTGGCCGTGTTTACACTGTGTGCCAAAGACCCAGTGAAGGAGCGCAGGGCGCACGCCCGCCAGTGCCTGGTTAAAAACATTAACCTGCGACGGGAGTACCTGAAACAGCACGCAGCAGTCAGCGGTATGGACAGCCAATATAACTTCAATATAACTAATCTTATTTGTAGCTTGGTTTGTAGAGAGTGTGTGttaggtcatgggtttgatgctcagggaacacacatgctgatagaaatgtgtgtgtgtgtatatatatatatatatatatatatatatatatagcttaAAGAATGTTTGGATAAAAGCCaaatacagaaatgtaaaaaaataattattaaaggaATCCATATTGGAATTAAGGAATTGGAAGATCTAGGCAACTTGCCATTTACCAAAGCACATGTGCTCATTATATTTTAGTAGTAGTTCCTCATTAATCATACAACACAATGAACATTCATAGATCGAACTGCTTATCAGGGTCATTATGTTGaaaatagggatgcacgataaattatcagcCATATAGGtttcggccgataataaaatttaggctgatatattatagccgataaagcatttcctctggttaaacttcttcagctgcgcacagttaaaatacagcacagtattatttttctcttgtgatcattcacttactgctattagcaaaacattgttgatgaaattataggaacaaaagcatattgtttgaagccgactgctgtctgattgctttctgtcttgagacctgttagacatgtggctattaagaacaattttctgggttgctctggaagaacatctatcatttgtttcttaaataaaaaatagaccataaaagtttgaaggttacagaatcgttaactagtgtaaagtaggcttggtgcatgattttcaggggggaaaagagaactaatagtgaccttgttttctgcagtgaatgttttcaaattaaagcagttgtccactttttgccttttgtttcagtcttagggaattttatatgaatatttagaTGCTGTATATCGGGTagcggcttccaatgttaatgaattatcggttatcggccaaaatgtaccatatcagtgcatccctagttgGAAACTCTGTTGTTCGGTCTGTTATGTCAAGTAGATTTATCTGTCCGCTGTGCTGGTTTTGTTCGTCTTATTTCTTTTGGAATAAATTCATGGCACGTCTGccttttcattttgatttgttAGTCTGAGATTCTTGGAGGACGTGAGTCTTTTTCCAATTGTAATTCATATTCATGAGCCAAAGGCTATTGTTCGGTATCTTGGGTCCCAGGTTTTTCTAACGCTCAGATTATCACAATATCTCTGCTTGTTTGTTGTGTACTGCAGAGAAGCTGATATCGCTCTTGCCGGAGTACGTGGTGCCATATGCAATTCACCTCTTGGTCCACGACCCAGACTACGTGAAAGTCCAGGACATCGAGCAGCTCAAAGACATTAAAGAGTGAGTCCACAAAAGCGTCACTTACTGCTTGTCCTTTTTCATTGGAAGATGTTTACATATTCATTAGTTGGAAAATGTCAGCCGTTTCATTTGGGGAAGGTATCTTTTTCCAAGCGTGTTGTTTATCGGATGTTACAAATAGACATAAATGGTGGAGAAAATGTGGCGCTTGTTAGATGTTTGGCTGGATGCTGAAATGGCTTATAAATGGTGTTAGAGAGTTGCCATGTGCCTTTAATCTTAAAGATGATgtttctttctctcgctctctcctgcAGGGCTTTGTGGTTTGTTTTGGAGATCCTAatggccaaaaatgaaaacaacagtcACGCATTTATCAGGAAGATGAtagaaaacataaaacagaCTAAAGATGGACAGTGTCCTGATGATCCCAAGATAAATGAggtttgtgttattttaaagaaaagctttgttttttttctcatgtggcttTGTGTTTGATACTTTCACAACAGCTGCTGTTATCTTCCATCATGGTCCAAAATCAACGTTTTGCAACACTTGCCAATTAAATTGACAGCGAATTGAGAGAATTTACCAGCCATAAATGTTTACTACTGAATATTTATCCATCTGTCAGTAAAACTGCACCTGTCACAAATCCTGGTTTTGTTGGCTCAAGAAAACAAATTGTACTCTTAAATTATAATGGTAATTCTTCCGTTTAATGTTTGTATGCGTTTGATTTATGTGCATTATTCGTGTGCAAATGAGCATTATTTAGTCTTCCATTGCCCCTCTGAATATGACAAACCtacatttcatatttcatattcaCAACGAAATCTCTCTCTCATGCAGAAACTCTACACGGTTTGCGACGTAGCCATGAACATTGTCATGTCCAAGAGCACCACGTACAGTTTAGAGTCTCCTAAAGATCCAGTACTGCCTGCACGCTACTTCACACAGCCAGACAAGGTGCTGACAATACCGCCTTCTGCCCGCTGGCACAGACTCACAAAGCAGATTGAAATTTCAGAGACTTGCAGTACAATTGATTTTTCCCCACCCTGTGTCTAAACTCTCAATGTTCTCACTGGCTTTCAGAATTTCAGTAACACGAAAAACTATCTGCCTCCTGAGATGAAATCTTTCTTCACTCCAGGAAAGGTACGCGTATGACCTGTATTCTGTGCTTTTCGATATCTCAAAGTTCGGTCAAACCGAAGGTTAAAAACTGCCCGATTGTCTTTTCTATCTTAAGCCAAAGGCAGCCAACGTGCTGGGCGCGGTGAACAAACCCCTGTCGGCCACAGGAAAACTGCAGACCAAACTCTCACGCATGGAGACCATCAGTAACGCCAGCAGCAACTCTAACCCCAGCTCACCCGGACGCAGTAAAGGACGGTTCGTTGAATAAAGCGTTTCATCTCATTGCTCATGCACATCTTTGAACAAAAAACTCAATTTCTGTCATTGCTTTAGATTGTTTGTTGTGGTAGAACAAAGGTTATGTTGGATCAGTGTAGTAACCCTGTTGGCGGTTAGTGGGATGGTATGAATTAGCCAAGATTCTCTTCAAGCTAATGCTTCTCTTTTACTGCAGATGCCGTGAAAGAAAAAATATCACGGTTACTGTCAGTATTGGTATATTGCGACACCCCTTATTTGAACAACAAACATCACTACTGGCTAAAGGCAAAATCCCTTATCATGGCATGTTCTGTGCACTAAAGTAAACTCGTTCCATATTTCCCGTAAAACCTATGGTTGTGTCCATAAATAACACGAAGCGCACTCCATctcttttaaatataataacacTCTGACTCTGTCTGCTGCGTGTCTTCGTGTAGTCGGAATCCATTTGAGatgttattaaaatgaatttttCATACAGCACAATCTGGCTTTTACTTCGCATTGTGGTCTAAAACTAGCTCTCGGTAGATGGTTTTCTGTAATCAGACTGATTTCAGCATCTCAGTGGATGGGTGAAAGGGCGGATGGGTGCGTGATGGCCCCCTTTTAGAGCTTGAGCTTTTATGACAAAG of Triplophysa rosa linkage group LG14, Trosa_1v2, whole genome shotgun sequence contains these proteins:
- the pds5b gene encoding sister chromatid cohesion protein PDS5 homolog B, which gives rise to MAHSKNRATDGKITYPPGVKEISDKISKEEMVRRLKMVVKTFMDMDQDSEEEKELYLNLALHLASDFFLKHPDKDVRLLVACCLADIFRIYAPEAPYTSPDKLKDIFMFITRQLKGLEDTKSAQFNRYFYLLENIAWVKSYNICFELEDSNEIFTQLYRTLFQVINNGHNQKVHMHMVDLMSSIVCEGDSVSQELLDTVLVNLVPAHKNLNKQAYDLAKALLKRTAQAIEPYITNFFNQVLMLGKTSVSDLSEHVFDLILELYNIDSHLLLSVLPQLEFKLKSNDNDERLQVVKLLAKMFGAKDSELASQNKPLWQCYLGRFNDIHVPVRLECVKFASHCLMNHPDLAKDLTEYLKVRSHDPEEAIRHDVIVSIVTASKKDLSLVNDHLLNFVRERTLDKRWRVRKEAMMGLAQIYKKYALQAEAGKEAAKQISWIKDKLLHIYYQNSIDDRLLVERIFAQYLVPHNLETSERMKCLYYLYATLDGNAVKALNEMWKCQNMLRHNVKDLLDLVKQPKSESYNKSVFSKVMVITRNLPDPGKTQDFVKKLAQVLEEDEKIRKQLETLVSPSCSCKQAEVCVKDITKKLGSPKQPSNPFLEMVKFLLERIAPVHIDTESISALIKQVNKSIEGTADDEDEGVPTEQAIRAGLELLKVLSFTHPVSFHSAETFESLLGCLKMDDEKVAEAALQIFKNTGSKLEESFPHIKSVLLPVLQHKAKKGPPRQAKYAIHCIHAMFTNRDTHFAQIFEPLHKGLDTENMEQLITPLTTLGHLAMLAPEQFAAPLKSLVANFIVKDLLMNDRIPGKKTTKLWVPDDEVSPETLAKIQGIKLMVRWLLGVKNNQSKSGNSTLRMLTAILSSDGDLTEQGKIGRPDMSRLRLAASCAVLRLAQEPCYHEIITLEQYQLCALVINDECYQVRQAFAQKLHKGLCRLRLPLEYLAVFTLCAKDPVKERRAHARQCLVKNINLRREYLKQHAAVSEKLISLLPEYVVPYAIHLLVHDPDYVKVQDIEQLKDIKEALWFVLEILMAKNENNSHAFIRKMIENIKQTKDGQCPDDPKINEKLYTVCDVAMNIVMSKSTTYSLESPKDPVLPARYFTQPDKNFSNTKNYLPPEMKSFFTPGKPKAANVLGAVNKPLSATGKLQTKLSRMETISNASSNSNPSSPGRSKGRLDSADVDHSENEDISMKSPSETEKPSRGRKRGAASNQDDKGQESKPKRGRKKANTSTDDAEDQWGEESSLVETTMETEDEQNSPPKRGRRGRPPKAAAAKDDTPNKGRRGRRKAAPPAEEENEEQEEEEEDDDDGGSENMEVKPKGRRGRKPRAEASETPSDSVESTPPKRRGRPPKSQTAAKKASGGRSKAAAANQEEESEEEIDTAQQSDEGEDEAIDSSPKVRRKTGRRDRR